In Astyanax mexicanus isolate ESR-SI-001 chromosome 17, AstMex3_surface, whole genome shotgun sequence, a single window of DNA contains:
- the rbmx2 gene encoding RNA-binding motif protein, X-linked 2 yields MNPLTKVKLINELNEREAKLGVKDAVSWHSVYKDSAWIFIGGFPYELTEGDVICIFSQYGEIANINLVRDKKTGKSKGFCFLCYEDQRSTILAVDNFNGIKIKGRTLRVDHVANYRPPKDSEDIDDVTKRLREEGCAPKLPSASSSESESEEAYLVPMKKPKKEKKEKKKKKKEKKEKKKALKEERREARAKSPSIPPVRVKKEKEDEGYEKYTLKGAPESRGESAGQETRSNWDRLEYTDRARDQHGNDRRERGRDRERDREEERKPDKSRDEVRYREDQRQREYRERERERDRGREGDKERGKESERERDWDRGKDNEKDRERERERERERDRDRGRDRDIDRGRDRDRDREREKARDRERDRDSDKGSAKHRDHSRDREYRRS; encoded by the exons ATGAA TCCACTTACCAAAGTGAAGCTCATCAATGAATTGAATGAGAGAGAAGCTAAACTTGGAGTTAAAGACGCAGTATCGTGGCATTCAGTGTACAAGGACAGTGCCTGGATTTTCATTG GTGGATTTCCATATGAGCTGACAGAGGGAGATGTCATCTGTATTTTCTCACA GTATGGAGAAATTGCAAATATTAACTTGGTGCGAGATAAGAAGACGGGAAAATCCAAAGGCTTTTGCTTCCTTTGCTATGAGGATCAAAGAAGCACCATCCTGGCAGTGGATAACTTTAATGGCATAAAG ATTAAAGGCCGGACCTTGCGAGTGGACCACGTGGCCAATTACCGTCCACCCAAAGACTCAGAAGACATTGATGATGTCACCAAGCGCTTACGGGAAGAAGGCTGTGCCCCCAAACTGCCCTCTGCATCATCATCTGAGTCAGAGTCTGAAGAGGCGTACCTTGTGCCGATGAAGAAGCCAAAAAAGG agaaaaaagaaaagaagaaaaagaagaaggagaaaaaggagaagaagaaggcaCTAAAAGAAGAAAGGCGTGAGGCACGGGCCAAATCTCCCTCTATTCCCCCTGTCAGGgtcaagaaagagaaagaggatgaGGGCTATGAGAAGTACACCCTGAAGGGGGCGCCGGAGTCCAGAGGTGAGAGTGCTGGACAAGAGACCAGGAGCAACTGGGACAGACTGGAGTACACGGATCGAGCCAGAGATCAGCATGGGAATGACAGGAGAGAACGAGGGAGGGACagggagagggacagagaggaggagaggaaaccAGATAAGAGCAGAGACGAGGTGAGATACAGAGAGGACCAACGTCAGCGTGAGTACAGGGAGAGGGAACgagagagggacagagggagagagggagataaagagaggggaaaggagagtgaaagagaaagggaTTGGGATCGGGGTAAGGATAATGAaaaggacagagagagggaaagggagagagaaagagaacgggACAGAGATCGTGGCAGAGACAGAGATATAGATCGAGGGAGAGACAGGGAtagggacagagaaagagaaaaagcaaGGGATCGTGAAAGAGATCGGGACTCTGATAAAGGCTCTGCAAAGCACAGAGATCACAGTCGAGACAGAGAATACAGGCGAAGCTGA